In Neofelis nebulosa isolate mNeoNeb1 chromosome 7, mNeoNeb1.pri, whole genome shotgun sequence, the following proteins share a genomic window:
- the HEXA gene encoding beta-hexosaminidase subunit alpha isoform X2: protein MMIIVSSSLRLSGELSEFFINKTEIEDFPRFSHRGLLLDTSRHYLPLTSILDTLDVMAYNKFNVFHWHLVDDSSFPYESFTFPELTRKGSYNPVTHVYTAQDVKEVIEYARLRGIRVLAEFDTPGHTLSWGPGFPGLLTPCYSGSRPSGTFGPVNPILNTTYEFMSTFFLEVSSVFPDFYLHLGGDEVDFTCWKSNPDIQAFMKTKGFGNDFKQLESFYIQTLLNIVSAYGKGYVVWQEVFDNKVKVPPDTIIQVWREEVPVNYLKELELITRAGLRALLSAPWYLNHITYGPDWRDLYVVEPLEFEGGAQQKALVIGGEACMWGEYVDSTNLVPRLWPRAAAVAERLWSNKSVTNLDLAFKRLTRFRCELLRRGVQAQPLNIGYCEQEFEQT, encoded by the exons ATGATGATCATTGTTTCCTCCTCTCTGAGACTGTCTGGGGAGCTCTCCGAG TTCTTTATCAACAAGACTGAGATTGAAGACTTCCCCCGCTTCTCTCACCGGGGCTTGTTGTTGGATACGTCTCGCCATTACCTGCCACTGACTAGCATCCTGGACACTCTG GACGTCATGGCATACAATAAATTCAACGTGTTCCACTGGCATCTGGTCGATGACTCTTCCTTCCCATATGAGAGCTTCACTTTTCCAGAGCTCACCAGAAAG GGGTCCTACAATCCTGTCACCCATGTCTACACAGCACAAGATGTGAAGGAAGTGATTGAATATGCACGGCTTCGGGGTATCCGTGTGTTGGCAGAGTTTGACACTCCTGGCCACACTCTGTCCTGGGGACCAG GTTTCCCTGGATTATTGACTCCTTGCTACTCTGGGTCTCGTCCCTCTGGCACCTTCGGACCAGTGAATCCCATTCTCAATACTACCTATGAATTCATGAGCACATTTTTCTTGGAGGTCAGCTCTGTCTTCCCAGATTTTTATCTTCACCTTGGAGGAGATGAGGTTGATTTCACCTGCTG GAAGTCCAACCCAGATATCCAGGCCTTTATGAAGACGAAAGGCTTTGGTAATGACTTCAAGCAGCTGGAGTCCTTCTACATCCAGAc ACTGCTGAACATCGTCTCTGCCTATGGCAAAGGTTATGTGGTGTGGCAGGAGGTGTTTGATAATAAAGTAAAG GTTCCTCCAGATACAATCATCCAGGTATGGCGAGAAGAGGTACCGGTAAATTATTTGAAGGAGCTGGAGCTAATTACCAGAGCCGGCTTGCgtgccctgctctctgccccctggTACCTGAATCACATAACTTATGGCCCTGACTGGAGAGATCTCTACGTGGTGGAGCCCCTGGAATTTGAAG GTGGCGCTCAGCAGAAGGCTCTAGTGATTGGTGGAGAGGCCTGTATGTGGGGAGAGTATGTGGACAGCACAAATCTGGTCCCCAGACTCTG GCCCAGAGCAGCGGCCGTTGCTGAGAGGCTGTGGAGCAACAAGTCGGTGACTAACCTGGACTTGGCCTTTAAACGTCTGACACGGTTCCGCTGTGAGCTGCTAAG GCGAGGTGTCCAGGCCCAACCCCTCAATATAGGCTACTGTGAACAGGAGTTTGAACAAACCTGA
- the HEXA gene encoding beta-hexosaminidase subunit alpha isoform X3, giving the protein MMIIVSSSLRLSGELSEDVMAYNKFNVFHWHLVDDSSFPYESFTFPELTRKGSYNPVTHVYTAQDVKEVIEYARLRGIRVLAEFDTPGHTLSWGPGFPGLLTPCYSGSRPSGTFGPVNPILNTTYEFMSTFFLEVSSVFPDFYLHLGGDEVDFTCWKSNPDIQAFMKTKGFGNDFKQLESFYIQTLLNIVSAYGKGYVVWQEVFDNKVKVPPDTIIQVWREEVPVNYLKELELITRAGLRALLSAPWYLNHITYGPDWRDLYVVEPLEFEGGAQQKALVIGGEACMWGEYVDSTNLVPRLWPRAAAVAERLWSNKSVTNLDLAFKRLTRFRCELLRRGVQAQPLNIGYCEQEFEQT; this is encoded by the exons ATGATGATCATTGTTTCCTCCTCTCTGAGACTGTCTGGGGAGCTCTCCGAG GACGTCATGGCATACAATAAATTCAACGTGTTCCACTGGCATCTGGTCGATGACTCTTCCTTCCCATATGAGAGCTTCACTTTTCCAGAGCTCACCAGAAAG GGGTCCTACAATCCTGTCACCCATGTCTACACAGCACAAGATGTGAAGGAAGTGATTGAATATGCACGGCTTCGGGGTATCCGTGTGTTGGCAGAGTTTGACACTCCTGGCCACACTCTGTCCTGGGGACCAG GTTTCCCTGGATTATTGACTCCTTGCTACTCTGGGTCTCGTCCCTCTGGCACCTTCGGACCAGTGAATCCCATTCTCAATACTACCTATGAATTCATGAGCACATTTTTCTTGGAGGTCAGCTCTGTCTTCCCAGATTTTTATCTTCACCTTGGAGGAGATGAGGTTGATTTCACCTGCTG GAAGTCCAACCCAGATATCCAGGCCTTTATGAAGACGAAAGGCTTTGGTAATGACTTCAAGCAGCTGGAGTCCTTCTACATCCAGAc ACTGCTGAACATCGTCTCTGCCTATGGCAAAGGTTATGTGGTGTGGCAGGAGGTGTTTGATAATAAAGTAAAG GTTCCTCCAGATACAATCATCCAGGTATGGCGAGAAGAGGTACCGGTAAATTATTTGAAGGAGCTGGAGCTAATTACCAGAGCCGGCTTGCgtgccctgctctctgccccctggTACCTGAATCACATAACTTATGGCCCTGACTGGAGAGATCTCTACGTGGTGGAGCCCCTGGAATTTGAAG GTGGCGCTCAGCAGAAGGCTCTAGTGATTGGTGGAGAGGCCTGTATGTGGGGAGAGTATGTGGACAGCACAAATCTGGTCCCCAGACTCTG GCCCAGAGCAGCGGCCGTTGCTGAGAGGCTGTGGAGCAACAAGTCGGTGACTAACCTGGACTTGGCCTTTAAACGTCTGACACGGTTCCGCTGTGAGCTGCTAAG GCGAGGTGTCCAGGCCCAACCCCTCAATATAGGCTACTGTGAACAGGAGTTTGAACAAACCTGA